From the genome of Malus sylvestris chromosome 6, drMalSylv7.2, whole genome shotgun sequence, one region includes:
- the LOC126626878 gene encoding peroxisome biogenesis protein 19-1-like yields MADHSDDLDELLDSALDDFQNLNLQKPSSLQRSKESTEDKKELPSLPAGVQGLGMGLPEIRAKKKGKQKVSGESHVSEALDKLREQTREAVKGLESVTSAKPGGDDIVDDAMVEDWVKQFESLAGSQDMESIVETMMQQLLSKDILHEPMKEIGERYPNWLKEHEASLSKEDYERYSHQYGLIKELNEVYEKDSGNFNKIFELMQKMQECGQPPNDIVQELAPDFDIASLGQLSPEMLESQKNCCIM; encoded by the exons ATGGCTGACCACTCCGATGACTTAGACGAACTCCTCGATA GTGCTTTGGATGACTTCCAGAATCTCAACCTCCAGAAACCCTCCTCCCTTCAAAG AAGTAAAGAATCTACGGAGGACAAGAAAGAACTGCCTTCCTTGCCAGCTGGGGTTCAAGGACTTGGCATGGGATTACCTGAAATAAGAGCCAAGAAAAAGGGGAAACAGAAGGTTTCAGGAGAATCGCATGTTTCTGAGGCACTTGATAAGCTCAGAGAGCAGACAAGAGAAGCTGTTAAGGGACTTGAATCTGTGACAAGTGCAAAACCAGGTGGAGATGATATTGTGGACGATGCAATGGTGGAGGATTGGGTCAAGCAATTCGAGAGTCTTGCTGGGTCTCAG GACATGGAATCTATTGTTGAGACCATGATGCAGCAGCTTTTGTCTAAGGATATTCTTCATGAACCGATGAAGGAAATTGGAGAAAGATATCCAAACTGGTTGAAAGAGCATGAAGCAAGTTTGAGTAAAGAGGATTATGAACGTTATTCTCACCAGTACGGACTCATAAAAGAACTTAACGAAGTCTATGAAAAAGATTCTGGAAACTTCAACAAGATTTTTGAGCTCATGCAGAAAATGCAAGAATGCGGCCAACCACCTAATGATATTGTGCAAGAGCTAGCTCCTGATTTTGATATAGCTAGCCTTGGACAACT GTCTCCAGAGATGCTGGAGTCTCAGAAAAATTGTTGTATAATGTGA